One genomic region from Amycolatopsis sp. FBCC-B4732 encodes:
- a CDS encoding DUF2637 domain-containing protein yields MSTADSTNRTRRLVDLVQTLVAVVLGSIGAAAGFTHTHDWAVHHGQLGWIAWADAVVIEGIVIVAGFEIQRDHRSGGARKLTFPMAVLVAGFGVQMAAQVALAEPSPAGWLVAAMPALGFLVVVKLLMRRAPAPEAPATPVSTPDPESVTVTASRTDVVTHRAPAPAAVVAPARPRLKLPAELTSRINTVAETARSEGRELTIEEIRRVVRVPEPMAAQILHDLTA; encoded by the coding sequence ATGTCCACTGCGGACAGTACGAACCGGACTCGTCGGCTGGTGGACCTCGTCCAAACCCTGGTGGCCGTGGTCCTCGGGAGCATCGGCGCGGCGGCCGGGTTCACCCACACTCACGACTGGGCCGTCCATCATGGACAGCTTGGGTGGATCGCCTGGGCCGACGCGGTGGTGATCGAGGGCATCGTGATCGTCGCGGGGTTCGAGATCCAGCGCGACCACCGAAGCGGGGGAGCCCGCAAGCTCACGTTCCCGATGGCCGTGCTCGTGGCCGGGTTCGGGGTGCAGATGGCCGCACAGGTCGCGCTCGCCGAACCCAGCCCGGCCGGGTGGCTGGTGGCCGCGATGCCGGCACTCGGTTTCCTCGTGGTCGTCAAGCTCCTCATGCGTCGCGCTCCAGCTCCGGAAGCTCCCGCGACCCCGGTGTCCACTCCGGACCCCGAGTCGGTCACTGTGACCGCCTCCCGGACCGACGTCGTCACGCACCGGGCCCCGGCGCCGGCCGCTGTGGTCGCTCCGGCCCGGCCCCGGCTCAAGCTCCCCGCTGAGCTGACCAGCCGGATCAACACCGTGGCGGAGACCGCCCGCAGTGAAGGGCGGGAGCTGACTATCGAGGAGATCCGCCGGGTTGTGCGCGTCCCGGAACCGATGGCCGCCCAGATCCTGCATGACCTGACCGCCTGA
- a CDS encoding SAM-dependent methyltransferase, whose amino-acid sequence MTEQEGADWIPPGADLSRPSAARIYDYLLGGAHNLTADREVARRLEAIQPQVAAVARRNRAFLRRTVRFLLDQGVRQFLDLGSGIPTVGNVHEVAQATDPAAKVVYVDYEPVAVAHSRMLLKGNSNAAAVEADATDTDAVLQAEATKRLLDLGKPVGLLAITLGHYLPDVSEIFKNYREVLAPGSYLALTHLTNDFAVLNDPRVAETMRSTQDHIFPRTKSEVLALFDGFELVEPGLTTSANWRPDRLAAVVDPEEDGLYAGVGVKR is encoded by the coding sequence ATGACCGAGCAGGAGGGGGCGGACTGGATCCCGCCCGGGGCTGATCTTTCCCGGCCCAGTGCCGCGCGGATCTACGACTACCTTCTCGGTGGGGCGCACAACCTCACCGCCGATCGGGAGGTTGCGCGGAGGCTCGAGGCCATCCAGCCCCAAGTCGCCGCCGTGGCCAGGCGGAACCGGGCCTTTCTCCGGAGGACGGTCAGGTTCCTGCTCGACCAAGGAGTGAGGCAGTTCCTCGACCTCGGCTCCGGCATCCCCACCGTCGGCAACGTCCACGAGGTCGCCCAAGCCACCGACCCCGCGGCGAAAGTCGTCTACGTCGACTACGAACCCGTCGCCGTCGCGCACAGCCGGATGTTGCTCAAGGGGAACAGCAACGCCGCTGCCGTCGAGGCCGATGCCACCGATACCGACGCGGTCCTGCAAGCCGAAGCCACCAAGAGGTTGCTCGATCTCGGGAAACCCGTCGGGTTGCTCGCCATCACCCTCGGGCACTACCTGCCCGACGTCAGCGAGATCTTCAAAAACTACCGTGAAGTCCTCGCGCCCGGCAGCTACCTCGCGCTCACCCACCTGACGAACGACTTCGCCGTCCTGAACGATCCGCGGGTGGCCGAGACCATGCGGTCGACGCAGGATCACATCTTCCCGCGGACGAAGAGCGAAGTACTGGCACTCTTCGACGGCTTCGAGCTCGTCGAACCCGGCCTGACGACCTCCGCTAACTGGCGGCCGGACCGGCTCGCCGCCGTCGTCGATCCTGAGGAAGACGGGCTCTACGCCGGCGTGGGCGTCAAGCGGTAG
- a CDS encoding FtsK/SpoIIIE domain-containing protein: protein MTTPKSSRKTGTEFKALKWLLRHPGATVAPTAVLGSGLELGWSATGGITGATAGALLCWYRAHPDTFDHYAAPRLRAWRRRWSVYLGPRFARALRACDMYVTDRKTGEELFPRVTRLRSYSPSVDVVTMALARGQARRSIEENLERLADTLKVQRIAFEHPKPGYVALIIERMEPFTETIPAPEMPEESDAVDIDDIYVGETEYGTDWRLGLRSHVFIAGATGAGKNSIVFSELRALAPLIRDGLVRLWICDPKQLEFRKLGDAGVAYRYADTEQDCAELVEEYVADLRAVQQSFAGTGRRKIEVSRETPLNLLIIDEIGALLAYGDGTIARNLRKLLAIVGSQGRATGHFMTALVQEPAKDVVPVRELFPTRVCLRVTAQSHVDMVLGEGARLRGALADEIPNVADTAGIGYVIRQRTRVPQRVRAAYVDDREIDELITFIRSGRSITGLSVVA from the coding sequence ATGACCACCCCCAAGTCGTCCCGCAAGACCGGGACCGAATTCAAGGCACTCAAGTGGCTGCTGCGCCACCCCGGCGCCACCGTGGCCCCGACCGCCGTCCTGGGCTCCGGACTCGAGCTCGGCTGGAGCGCCACCGGCGGCATCACGGGCGCAACGGCCGGCGCCCTGCTCTGCTGGTACCGGGCGCACCCGGACACCTTCGACCACTACGCCGCCCCGCGGCTTCGGGCCTGGCGCCGCCGCTGGTCGGTCTACCTCGGGCCGCGCTTCGCCCGAGCCCTGCGGGCTTGCGACATGTACGTCACCGACCGCAAGACCGGCGAGGAGCTGTTCCCGAGGGTCACCCGGTTGCGGTCCTACTCCCCGTCGGTCGACGTCGTCACGATGGCGCTGGCGCGCGGGCAGGCTCGCCGCTCGATCGAGGAGAACCTCGAGCGGCTCGCCGACACGCTGAAGGTGCAGCGGATCGCGTTCGAGCACCCGAAGCCCGGCTACGTCGCCCTGATCATCGAACGGATGGAGCCGTTCACCGAGACCATCCCGGCCCCGGAGATGCCCGAGGAGTCCGACGCGGTCGACATCGACGACATCTACGTCGGCGAGACCGAGTACGGCACCGACTGGCGGTTGGGCTTGCGGTCGCATGTGTTCATCGCGGGAGCGACCGGCGCTGGCAAGAACTCGATCGTGTTCTCCGAGCTGCGGGCTCTGGCTCCGCTGATCCGGGACGGGCTGGTCCGGTTGTGGATCTGCGACCCGAAGCAACTGGAGTTCCGCAAGCTCGGGGATGCCGGCGTCGCCTACCGGTACGCCGACACCGAACAGGACTGCGCGGAGCTGGTGGAGGAGTACGTCGCGGACCTGCGCGCTGTACAGCAGTCGTTCGCCGGGACCGGGCGCCGCAAGATCGAGGTGTCGCGGGAAACCCCGCTCAACCTGCTGATCATCGACGAGATCGGGGCGCTGCTGGCCTATGGCGACGGGACCATTGCCCGCAACCTGCGCAAGCTGCTCGCGATCGTCGGCTCCCAGGGCCGTGCCACGGGGCACTTCATGACCGCGCTGGTGCAGGAACCCGCCAAGGACGTTGTCCCGGTCCGGGAGCTGTTCCCGACCCGGGTGTGCCTGCGGGTCACCGCCCAGTCGCACGTGGACATGGTCCTCGGTGAGGGTGCCCGGCTGCGTGGGGCGCTGGCGGACGAGATCCCGAACGTCGCGGACACCGCCGGTATCGGCTACGTGATCCGGCAGCGCACCCGCGTCCCGCAGCGCGTGCGCGCCGCCTACGTCGATGACCGCGAGATCGACGAACTGATCACGTTCATCCGCTCCGGCCGCTCGATCACCGGCCTGTCGGTGGTGGCCTGA
- a CDS encoding tetratricopeptide repeat protein translates to MNERAGRNHVDVSTAGSIIQAETVSGGIHLHSPKQARELIPRQVPAPAAHFAGRDAELSVLDELTSDDERAARVCVVNGMPGVGKSALVEYWAMARADEFPDGQLFVDLRGTGPDAAPMHPGEALRGFLDALGLAPDSWPVGLDRQAALFRSLTAGRRLLVVLDNASGSEQVRSLLPGGSTSRVVITSRNCLTGLVARAGARCVALEPLSSGDARTMLTWMLGADRSAAEPEAIEQLIDYAGRLPLAVAIIGGLLVDERIPMDALSTRAGRQRSTLDALDTGEPGSAIRTVFSWSYQALTPASAEVFRHVSQHPGPDFSPRTAAALSGQCLEDVHRALAELCRAHLVEQYVAGRYRMHDLLRRYAREQTSHPESEVALRQLADHYLHSLCAANDHFGSPWDRVPLAAPLAAELVECFAGGGEALRWLDAERYGLLAMLSITPTADQDAYTWRLAVTLVTYLDRQGHRLDLLQSQQAALHAAQRTGDGWGTAMAHRFVGRALIRLDQFEKAVSHLREALALFDAAGDLVGQAHTCYALSYISVVQRDREQAWALTQRALKLAEACGHRIWLAKARGNVGWWHLEFGEPERVLECVRPALDQFRVLGTEPDGLASVLECLGRAYADLGLPGLALNTFCDALQLRRHHGSYYWQARTQQLIAGAHGALGDPGAERQALEEALVILSRLNHSEAETVRERLAKGRMTPM, encoded by the coding sequence GTGAACGAGCGCGCGGGTCGCAATCACGTGGATGTCTCGACGGCCGGGTCGATCATCCAGGCAGAAACGGTCAGCGGCGGTATCCACCTGCATTCTCCGAAGCAGGCTCGTGAGCTGATTCCGAGGCAGGTACCCGCTCCGGCTGCCCATTTCGCCGGGCGTGACGCCGAGTTGTCGGTCCTGGACGAATTGACCTCCGACGACGAACGTGCCGCGCGAGTTTGCGTCGTGAACGGCATGCCGGGGGTCGGCAAGTCCGCGTTGGTCGAATACTGGGCGATGGCGCGAGCTGACGAATTCCCGGACGGCCAGTTGTTCGTCGACCTTCGCGGAACCGGTCCGGACGCGGCACCGATGCACCCGGGAGAAGCGTTGCGCGGCTTCCTCGACGCGCTGGGTCTCGCCCCGGATTCCTGGCCGGTCGGACTGGACCGGCAAGCGGCACTTTTCCGCAGCCTCACCGCCGGCCGCAGGCTGCTCGTCGTGCTGGACAACGCGAGCGGTAGCGAGCAGGTCAGGTCGCTGCTTCCGGGCGGCTCCACCAGCAGAGTGGTGATCACCAGCCGGAACTGCCTGACCGGGCTGGTGGCCCGGGCCGGTGCCCGGTGCGTCGCTCTCGAGCCGCTCAGTTCGGGTGATGCCAGGACCATGCTCACCTGGATGCTGGGTGCGGACCGCAGCGCCGCCGAACCCGAAGCGATCGAGCAGCTGATCGACTACGCGGGCCGCCTGCCGCTGGCGGTCGCGATCATCGGTGGCCTGCTGGTCGACGAGCGGATCCCGATGGACGCGCTGTCGACCCGGGCCGGCCGGCAACGGTCGACCCTGGACGCCCTCGACACCGGCGAACCCGGATCGGCGATCCGCACGGTGTTTTCGTGGTCGTACCAGGCGTTGACCCCAGCGTCGGCGGAAGTCTTCCGGCACGTCAGCCAGCACCCGGGTCCCGACTTCTCCCCGCGCACCGCTGCGGCGTTGTCGGGCCAGTGCCTGGAGGATGTCCACCGCGCCCTTGCCGAACTCTGCCGCGCGCACCTGGTGGAGCAGTACGTTGCGGGCCGGTACCGCATGCACGACTTGCTTCGGCGGTACGCGCGTGAGCAGACTTCCCATCCGGAGAGCGAGGTCGCCCTCCGGCAGCTCGCGGATCACTACCTGCATTCGCTCTGCGCCGCGAACGACCACTTCGGTTCGCCGTGGGACCGGGTACCCCTGGCGGCCCCGTTGGCGGCCGAGCTCGTCGAGTGCTTCGCAGGCGGTGGGGAGGCCCTGCGCTGGCTCGACGCGGAGCGGTACGGGCTGCTCGCGATGCTGTCGATCACCCCGACGGCCGACCAGGACGCCTACACCTGGCGGCTCGCCGTGACGCTCGTGACCTACCTGGATCGCCAGGGGCACCGTCTCGATCTGTTGCAATCCCAGCAGGCGGCGCTGCACGCCGCGCAGCGAACCGGCGACGGCTGGGGAACAGCCATGGCCCACCGCTTCGTCGGCCGCGCGCTGATTCGCCTGGACCAGTTCGAAAAGGCCGTCAGCCACCTCCGCGAGGCACTGGCGCTGTTCGACGCGGCCGGCGATCTGGTCGGCCAGGCCCACACCTGCTACGCCTTGAGCTACATCTCAGTCGTACAGCGGGATCGCGAACAGGCGTGGGCGTTGACCCAGCGAGCGCTGAAACTCGCCGAGGCGTGCGGGCATCGGATCTGGCTGGCCAAAGCGAGGGGGAACGTCGGCTGGTGGCACCTCGAGTTCGGCGAGCCCGAACGCGTCCTCGAGTGCGTGCGTCCCGCGCTGGACCAGTTCCGCGTCTTGGGGACCGAGCCGGACGGACTGGCCAGCGTGCTCGAATGCCTCGGCCGCGCCTACGCCGACCTCGGCCTGCCAGGCCTGGCGCTGAACACGTTCTGCGACGCACTGCAGCTCCGCCGCCACCACGGCAGCTACTACTGGCAGGCGCGCACCCAGCAACTGATCGCCGGCGCCCACGGTGCGTTGGGCGATCCAGGGGCCGAACGACAGGCTTTGGAAGAGGCCCTGGTCATTCTCTCGCGGCTGAACCACTCCGAGGCGGAGACTGTTCGAGAGCGTCTCGCCAAGGGACGTATGACACCGATGTGA
- a CDS encoding ClpX C4-type zinc finger protein, whose protein sequence is MAVIARCSFCSKPNTEVETLVGGPGVFICDGCVQLCVSVIEGKPSDAPLIAPWEHDLPLAQVLQNLAPVSAATTQVQQNLAAWVGKARSLGGTWSQIGEALGMTRQSAWERFGSTA, encoded by the coding sequence ATGGCGGTCATCGCCCGCTGTTCGTTCTGTTCGAAGCCGAACACGGAAGTGGAGACGTTGGTCGGCGGCCCAGGCGTCTTCATCTGCGACGGCTGTGTGCAGCTTTGTGTGTCGGTGATCGAGGGCAAGCCTTCGGACGCGCCGCTGATCGCCCCGTGGGAGCACGACCTGCCGCTGGCACAGGTCCTCCAGAACCTGGCTCCCGTGTCCGCGGCGACCACCCAGGTCCAGCAGAACCTGGCGGCGTGGGTCGGAAAGGCCCGATCACTGGGCGGCACGTGGTCCCAGATCGGCGAGGCATTGGGAATGACCCGCCAGTCGGCGTGGGAGCGCTTCGGTTCTACCGCTTGA
- a CDS encoding site-specific integrase, protein MYDRLKKTAHREAVTKAKAAGRRPPARWEVRYYDVTGKLRSETAPNKDRAEARRTELEDSLRGGSYVDPKSSKVTFAEMGEKWLDSRHDLRQSTWWKYRGLLDNHVNVKWGGRPLNAIHREDVALWVADLLKSKDKGGSGLGPSQARHAYRVFSMVLDWCVPRRILVNPARGVKLPVRPDAEHVYLTYEQVETLADAAAVLRTKYDRPTAGAEINRALILLLAYTGLRWGEAAALRVGRVDLAKRRIRVVVTFFEVGGVQHEGPPKTGKKRTVSFPASLVPVLRPLVTGRQADDLLFTTGRGQSLRANNWRVREFNAALKAADLGVVGLTPHKLRHTAASLAIAAGADVKVVQQMLGHADAAMTLNVYGHLFPDRLDEVADVLDARRTQALAGMAA, encoded by the coding sequence GTGTATGACCGGCTGAAGAAGACAGCGCATCGCGAGGCCGTGACGAAGGCGAAGGCGGCCGGACGGCGACCACCGGCCCGCTGGGAGGTCCGCTACTACGACGTGACCGGCAAGCTCCGATCGGAGACGGCGCCGAACAAAGACAGGGCAGAGGCGCGCCGGACGGAGCTCGAAGACAGCCTCCGTGGTGGGTCCTATGTGGATCCGAAGTCGTCGAAGGTGACGTTCGCCGAGATGGGGGAGAAGTGGCTTGACAGCCGCCACGACCTGCGTCAGTCGACGTGGTGGAAGTACCGAGGGCTCCTCGACAACCACGTCAACGTCAAGTGGGGCGGCCGGCCACTCAATGCGATCCACCGCGAAGACGTTGCGCTGTGGGTAGCGGACCTGCTGAAGTCGAAGGACAAGGGCGGTAGCGGTCTCGGACCCTCGCAGGCTCGGCACGCCTACCGGGTGTTCTCGATGGTGCTCGACTGGTGCGTGCCGCGTCGCATCCTGGTCAACCCGGCGCGCGGGGTCAAACTGCCAGTGCGTCCGGATGCGGAGCACGTCTACCTCACCTACGAACAGGTGGAGACGCTCGCCGACGCTGCCGCCGTCCTACGCACGAAGTACGACCGGCCTACGGCGGGAGCCGAGATCAACCGCGCGCTCATCCTGCTGCTGGCCTACACCGGCCTCCGGTGGGGTGAGGCTGCCGCGCTGCGGGTCGGGCGCGTGGATCTCGCAAAGCGGCGCATCCGAGTCGTCGTGACGTTCTTCGAGGTTGGCGGTGTGCAGCACGAGGGGCCGCCCAAGACGGGGAAGAAGCGGACCGTCTCCTTCCCGGCGTCCCTCGTGCCGGTGCTGCGTCCGCTGGTGACCGGCCGGCAGGCTGACGACTTGCTGTTCACCACTGGCCGGGGTCAGTCGCTGCGGGCGAACAACTGGCGCGTCCGGGAGTTCAACGCGGCTCTCAAGGCTGCTGACCTCGGTGTCGTCGGGCTCACCCCGCACAAGCTGCGGCACACGGCAGCGTCGCTCGCCATCGCGGCCGGCGCCGACGTGAAGGTGGTTCAGCAGATGCTCGGGCACGCCGACGCGGCCATGACCCTCAACGTATACGGGCACCTGTTCCCGGACCGCCTCGATGAGGTAGCGGACGTGCTCGACGCTCGACGTACTCAAGCGCTGGCGGGTATGGCGGCGTGA
- a CDS encoding AlpA family transcriptional regulator, producing the protein MNDRLLSIEDLSTYLQVPVNTLYQWRKTGKGPAGFRVGKYVRYRPSDVDTWIDGQAAC; encoded by the coding sequence ATGAATGACCGTCTACTCAGCATTGAAGACCTGTCCACCTACCTCCAGGTTCCGGTGAACACGCTTTACCAGTGGCGCAAGACCGGCAAAGGCCCGGCCGGGTTTCGCGTCGGCAAGTACGTCCGCTATCGGCCGTCCGACGTCGACACCTGGATCGACGGACAGGCGGCCTGCTGA
- a CDS encoding YdcP family protein: MQDIPFVSSGYRFMVTEAPIMKMREVKGEMVPATDREGNPAFVVMLFAKPRQVEGRRPGKGEEIKVTLAADPGEGFEEGSYVELIDPVLNTWQTTGDDGRISGSGLWFKALGLKPVGAGAAQRAA, encoded by the coding sequence ATGCAGGACATCCCGTTCGTCAGCTCGGGCTACCGGTTCATGGTCACGGAGGCCCCGATCATGAAGATGCGCGAGGTCAAGGGGGAGATGGTCCCGGCGACCGACCGCGAGGGGAACCCGGCCTTCGTGGTGATGCTGTTCGCGAAGCCGCGTCAGGTGGAGGGGCGCCGGCCGGGCAAGGGCGAAGAGATCAAGGTGACGCTCGCGGCGGACCCGGGGGAGGGGTTCGAGGAGGGCTCCTACGTCGAGTTGATCGACCCGGTCCTCAACACGTGGCAGACCACCGGGGATGACGGCCGGATCTCCGGCTCGGGTCTGTGGTTCAAGGCCCTCGGTTTGAAGCCTGTCGGGGCGGGTGCTGCGCAGCGCGCCGCCTGA
- a CDS encoding replication initiator, which translates to MLTLEDRLAARVKALDYHDWRAKVRAVNGCARPIRLSGAHQLQDAATGVVLHHHGGDIFAPCGNRRSGVCPACSDRYAADAFHLIRAGLIGGHKGIPATVGDRPRAFVTLTAPSFGPVHTARITRNGKRRPCGCGEYHHDDDTRIGAPLDPETYDYVGSVIWQAHAGVLWQRFTTRLRREIAKRAGLKAREFTEQARLSYGKVAEYQRRGLVHFHAVVRLDGPEGAVSPAPRWAHPDLLEDAVYAAAGAVLVRTAYPDGTELGLTWGAQVDVRRIELAASTELEDDNGQISEARLAAYIAKYATKGTGKSEAADRPIRSQLDIDHLKVTAHHRRIIQTAWDLGDLPAFEDLKLRRWAHMLAFRGHFLTKSLAYSTTFKAIRGDRRAFRLAETLERLGLDDCVDSIAVVNDWSFGGSGYRDDAERELAAGIAERIRDDRKLKYSKENEHE; encoded by the coding sequence ATGCTGACGTTGGAAGACCGCCTCGCCGCCCGCGTGAAGGCCCTGGACTACCACGACTGGCGAGCCAAGGTCCGCGCCGTCAACGGCTGCGCCCGCCCCATCCGGCTCTCGGGGGCACACCAGCTCCAGGACGCCGCCACCGGCGTCGTCCTGCACCACCACGGTGGCGACATCTTCGCCCCGTGCGGCAACCGCCGGTCGGGGGTCTGCCCGGCCTGCTCCGACCGCTACGCCGCCGACGCCTTCCACCTCATCCGCGCCGGGCTCATCGGCGGCCACAAGGGCATCCCCGCCACGGTCGGCGACCGGCCCCGCGCGTTCGTCACCCTCACCGCCCCGTCCTTCGGCCCCGTCCACACCGCCCGCATCACGCGGAACGGGAAGCGCCGGCCGTGCGGCTGCGGGGAGTACCACCACGACGACGACACCCGCATCGGCGCCCCGCTGGACCCGGAGACCTACGACTACGTCGGCTCGGTGATCTGGCAAGCCCACGCCGGCGTCCTGTGGCAGCGCTTCACGACGCGGCTGCGTCGGGAGATCGCCAAACGTGCCGGGCTCAAGGCCCGCGAGTTCACCGAACAGGCTCGGCTCTCGTACGGCAAGGTCGCCGAATACCAGCGACGCGGGCTCGTGCACTTCCACGCCGTCGTCCGCCTCGACGGCCCCGAGGGCGCCGTGTCACCGGCTCCCCGGTGGGCGCACCCGGACCTGTTGGAAGACGCCGTGTACGCGGCTGCTGGGGCCGTCCTCGTGCGGACCGCGTACCCGGACGGGACTGAGCTGGGACTGACGTGGGGCGCTCAGGTCGACGTCCGCCGCATCGAACTGGCCGCCTCAACTGAGCTGGAAGACGACAACGGGCAGATCTCCGAAGCCCGGCTCGCCGCGTACATCGCGAAGTACGCCACGAAGGGCACTGGCAAGAGCGAAGCCGCTGACCGGCCGATCCGCTCCCAGCTCGACATCGATCACCTGAAAGTGACCGCGCACCACCGCCGCATCATCCAGACCGCCTGGGACCTCGGGGACCTGCCGGCGTTCGAGGACCTGAAGCTCCGCAGGTGGGCGCACATGCTCGCGTTCCGGGGCCACTTCCTCACCAAGTCGCTGGCGTACTCCACGACGTTCAAGGCCATCCGAGGTGACCGCCGGGCGTTCCGGCTCGCCGAGACCCTCGAACGGCTGGGGCTGGACGACTGCGTCGACTCGATCGCCGTGGTCAACGACTGGTCCTTTGGCGGCTCCGGGTACCGCGACGACGCGGAACGCGAACTCGCGGCCGGCATCGCCGAACGCATCCGAGACGACCGCAAACTCAAGTACAGCAAGGAAAACGAACATGAATGA
- a CDS encoding alginate lyase family protein: MSRLRLFFALGAAIPLALGLIATPAPAAPATFTHPGVLVSRPQLDFVKTQVNAGAQPWKAAYDQALASPYASLSRTPKPRAVVECGSYSNPNYGCTDEREDAIAAYTDALIWYISGDARYAQKAIALMDAWSATITSHTNSNAPLQTGWAGSSWPRAAEIIKYTYTSWPNSGRFGTMLRNVYLNKIINGSNSNGNWELSMMEAAVGITVFLEDKPNFDKAVTRYRNRVAAYVYLSSDGALPKTVPGSGLSSRDQIVGYWQGQSTFVDGLTQETCRDFTHTGYGIAAIADVAETLRIQGQDVYGTDVGERLRQALGFQSKYQLGTAVPSWLCSGFLKLGLGPVTEVGFNALHTRLGIAMSNTQTLTERQRPAGSNNLFVAWQTLTHASNPA; the protein is encoded by the coding sequence ATGTCCCGCTTACGCTTGTTTTTTGCTTTGGGTGCAGCGATCCCGCTGGCACTGGGGCTGATCGCCACCCCGGCCCCGGCGGCCCCGGCGACGTTCACCCACCCCGGCGTGCTGGTGAGCCGCCCGCAGCTGGACTTCGTCAAAACCCAGGTGAACGCGGGCGCCCAACCCTGGAAAGCGGCGTACGACCAGGCATTGGCGAGTCCGTACGCATCGTTGTCCCGAACCCCGAAACCCCGCGCGGTCGTGGAATGCGGCTCCTATTCGAACCCGAACTACGGCTGCACGGACGAGCGCGAAGACGCGATCGCGGCGTACACGGACGCCCTGATCTGGTACATCTCGGGTGACGCCCGCTACGCGCAGAAGGCGATAGCGCTGATGGACGCGTGGTCGGCGACGATCACGAGCCACACCAACAGCAACGCGCCGTTGCAGACGGGCTGGGCCGGCTCATCGTGGCCCCGAGCGGCGGAGATCATCAAGTACACGTACACGAGCTGGCCGAATTCGGGCCGGTTCGGAACGATGCTGCGCAACGTGTACCTGAACAAAATCATCAACGGCAGCAACAGCAACGGCAACTGGGAACTGTCCATGATGGAGGCCGCGGTCGGCATCACGGTGTTCCTGGAGGACAAGCCGAACTTCGACAAGGCGGTGACCCGGTACCGCAACCGAGTGGCGGCGTACGTGTACCTGTCTTCGGACGGCGCCTTGCCGAAGACGGTCCCTGGCAGTGGGTTGTCTTCGCGCGACCAGATCGTGGGCTACTGGCAGGGCCAGTCGACCTTCGTGGACGGCTTGACCCAGGAGACCTGCCGCGACTTCACCCACACGGGCTACGGCATCGCGGCGATCGCGGACGTGGCGGAAACGCTCCGCATCCAGGGCCAGGACGTCTACGGAACCGACGTCGGCGAGCGGCTGCGTCAGGCGCTGGGCTTCCAGTCGAAGTACCAGCTGGGAACTGCGGTGCCTTCCTGGCTTTGCTCGGGCTTCCTGAAGCTGGGGCTGGGCCCGGTGACCGAGGTGGGGTTCAACGCGCTCCACACGCGCCTGGGCATCGCCATGTCGAACACGCAGACACTGACGGAACGCCAGCGGCCGGCAGGGTCGAACAACCTGTTCGTGGCTTGGCAGACGTTGACCCACGCAAGCAACCCGGCTTGA